A window of the Brumimicrobium sp. genome harbors these coding sequences:
- a CDS encoding RecQ family ATP-dependent DNA helicase, which produces MTAQEILKQYWGYDSFRAQQGDIVQSVITGNDTFALLPTGGGKSICFQVPGLARDGICIVISPLIALMQDQVKNLQSKGIKAAAITSGMSKREIDIILDNAKFGGLDFLYVSPERLKTELFLTRFKQMQVGLIAIDEAHCISQWGHDFRPPYLDIHLLREIAPNVPIIAVTATATAQVKEDIIQHLKLKNPNYYEGSFARDNISYEIYSVENKRNAILKVCEKFKGHTGIIYCQTRRETKEIAKLLLAHHLSVGVYHGGMTNEDRKNTLDAWMHNQIRIVIATNAFGMGIDKPDVRFVLHYEVPNNIEAYFQEAGRAGRDGKASRNLAFYNQMDVIKMKQRLKEAFPPIEYIKMIYRAICNHLGVAIGSGENETYDLDIKAFVKKYELEPTEAYNALKILELNDTLLLNEAAHHPTKLRFAVNNNTLYDFQIKNEKYDPIISLLSRKYAGIFSNFIEIDENFLSKQLKISHDQVTKTLQYLEKQGLIEATWQTDLPQITFLHERLPDDYMRIEKDVYDHRKQTATMKLDSMLHFLQAPICRSILLLEYFGQKGEKCGKCDICLSENNSNYTAQELMEIIFKLLQEKPRSLDELMTIITHTDKTFISGIINWMLDEDKIYFNNNMLENRKL; this is translated from the coding sequence AACGATACCTTTGCACTGCTTCCAACTGGAGGTGGAAAATCTATTTGTTTTCAAGTTCCTGGACTAGCTCGTGATGGTATATGCATTGTTATTTCACCACTAATTGCACTGATGCAAGATCAGGTTAAAAACTTACAATCCAAAGGAATAAAAGCCGCTGCTATTACTTCCGGGATGAGTAAACGAGAAATTGATATCATTCTAGATAATGCTAAATTTGGAGGATTAGATTTTTTATATGTTTCTCCTGAACGATTAAAAACAGAATTGTTTCTCACTCGCTTTAAACAAATGCAAGTTGGACTTATTGCTATTGATGAGGCTCATTGTATTTCTCAATGGGGACATGATTTCAGACCTCCTTATTTAGATATTCATTTGCTTCGCGAAATAGCTCCAAATGTTCCTATCATTGCAGTTACAGCCACCGCAACAGCCCAAGTAAAAGAAGACATTATCCAACATCTCAAACTCAAAAATCCCAACTATTATGAAGGGAGTTTTGCCAGAGATAATATTTCCTATGAAATTTATTCTGTAGAAAACAAACGAAATGCAATACTCAAAGTTTGTGAAAAATTCAAAGGGCACACTGGTATTATCTATTGTCAGACAAGAAGGGAAACCAAAGAGATAGCCAAGCTTCTTTTAGCGCATCATTTATCTGTAGGGGTATATCATGGAGGCATGACGAATGAAGATAGGAAAAATACATTAGATGCTTGGATGCATAATCAAATTCGTATAGTTATAGCAACAAATGCATTTGGGATGGGGATAGATAAACCTGATGTACGTTTTGTATTACATTATGAAGTCCCCAACAATATCGAAGCATATTTTCAAGAAGCCGGTAGGGCTGGTCGAGATGGAAAAGCTTCTCGCAATTTAGCCTTTTACAATCAGATGGATGTCATAAAAATGAAACAACGGCTAAAAGAAGCATTTCCTCCCATAGAGTATATAAAAATGATTTATCGTGCCATTTGCAATCATTTAGGCGTAGCCATTGGATCAGGAGAAAATGAGACGTACGATTTGGATATAAAGGCCTTTGTTAAAAAATATGAATTAGAGCCAACAGAAGCATATAACGCACTTAAAATCTTAGAGTTAAACGATACCTTGTTATTAAATGAGGCCGCACACCATCCTACCAAGTTACGTTTTGCTGTTAACAACAATACACTTTATGATTTCCAAATAAAAAATGAAAAATACGACCCTATCATTTCTCTCCTTTCTAGGAAATATGCAGGAATTTTCTCCAACTTTATAGAAATTGATGAGAACTTTCTTTCTAAGCAACTCAAAATAAGTCACGATCAAGTAACGAAAACACTACAATATCTTGAAAAACAAGGGTTAATTGAGGCTACATGGCAGACAGATTTACCACAAATAACTTTTCTACACGAAAGGCTACCCGATGACTATATGCGCATTGAGAAAGATGTGTACGACCATCGTAAACAAACAGCAACTATGAAGCTAGATAGTATGCTGCATTTTCTACAGGCTCCAATTTGTCGTTCTATTCTTTTGTTGGAATATTTTGGGCAAAAAGGAGAAAAATGTGGTAAATGTGATATTTGTCTATCGGAGAATAATTCCAACTATACTGCACAGGAATTAATGGAAATAATTTTTAAACTTTTACAAGAAAAGCCTCGCTCTTTGGATGAATTAATGACAATAATTACCCATACTGATAAGACTTTTATTTCAGGGATTATCAACTGGATGCTAGATGAAGATAAGATATACTTCAATAATAATATGCTTGAAAATAGAAAACTATAA
- a CDS encoding SpoIID/LytB domain-containing protein: MYRVILGVLFFLFYFLSYGKDIRIGVYRENNIQQIEFSYYKESYKIFGDTSSFGNILPNEFISITKEGKKVRLKKGVQSIGLFDSIRVVSSVKDCALRLRPISPTLKEKKYQDNFVIFSSTKGLTIVNQVSFTHYLEGVIESEGGGGKHIEYYKVQAIISRTYALRHFQKHAKEGFNLCNQVHCQAYHNMLQYTNDIKTAVEATEGIYMVDTIDNKIIEAFFHANCGGETSTADYVWKQDVHYLQSVKDTFCIYTSQATWEKRIPKVAWRNFLVNNYFYPIEDSVYASVVYSFSQEHRKAFYLTPSLGIPLRDLRQQFKLRSTFFSCYPEGNNVVLKGRGYGHGVGLCQEGAMNMAKAGYSYQQILSFYYSGIAFQNSYENLFFRQIPGDVTNF, translated from the coding sequence ATGTATCGCGTTATTCTAGGGGTATTATTTTTTCTATTTTATTTCCTTAGTTATGGAAAGGATATCCGAATTGGAGTTTATAGAGAAAACAACATCCAACAAATTGAATTTTCCTATTATAAAGAGAGTTATAAAATTTTTGGAGACACTTCTTCATTTGGCAATATTTTACCAAATGAATTTATATCTATCACAAAGGAGGGTAAGAAGGTCAGGCTAAAGAAAGGAGTGCAATCTATTGGTCTTTTTGATTCTATTCGGGTAGTATCTTCTGTAAAAGATTGTGCTCTACGCTTACGTCCTATTTCCCCCACGTTAAAAGAGAAGAAATATCAAGATAATTTTGTGATTTTTTCTAGCACTAAAGGTCTTACAATTGTTAATCAAGTTTCTTTTACGCATTATTTAGAAGGAGTAATAGAGTCAGAAGGAGGAGGAGGAAAACATATTGAATATTATAAAGTCCAAGCAATTATTTCTCGTACGTATGCTTTACGACATTTTCAAAAACATGCAAAAGAAGGATTTAATTTGTGTAATCAAGTACATTGTCAAGCTTACCACAATATGCTTCAATATACCAATGATATCAAAACAGCTGTAGAGGCAACAGAAGGTATATATATGGTTGACACAATAGATAATAAAATTATAGAGGCTTTCTTTCATGCTAATTGTGGAGGAGAAACGAGTACGGCTGATTATGTATGGAAGCAGGATGTTCATTATCTCCAGTCTGTAAAGGATACTTTCTGTATATATACTTCGCAAGCAACTTGGGAAAAGAGAATACCTAAAGTCGCGTGGAGAAACTTTTTGGTTAATAATTATTTCTATCCCATTGAAGATAGTGTATATGCGTCTGTTGTTTATTCTTTTTCACAGGAACATCGAAAGGCTTTCTATTTAACTCCTTCTTTAGGAATACCATTACGGGATTTGAGGCAACAATTTAAATTGAGATCTACCTTTTTTTCGTGCTATCCAGAAGGGAATAATGTTGTATTGAAAGGACGTGGTTATGGACATGGGGTAGGACTGTGTCAAGAAGGAGCAATGAATATGGCAAAAGCGGGTTATTCTTATCAGCAGATACTTTCTTTCTATTACAGCGGTATTGCTTTTCAAAACTCCTATGAAAATTTATTCTTTAGACAGATTCCAGGAGATGTAACTAATTTCTGA